In one Leuconostoc suionicum genomic region, the following are encoded:
- a CDS encoding MerR family transcriptional regulator gives MPKKPVHNLDISAVFEDDPTTIPARKDILGEAINTLNEKVKEIVDARDYLQWKIDNYDSHMIESENKL, from the coding sequence GTGCCAAAAAAGCCTGTCCATAATCTTGACATCAGCGCCGTGTTCGAAGACGACCCGACTACCATTCCAGCCCGTAAAGACATTCTAGGCGAAGCAATTAATACGCTTAACGAAAAGGTAAAAGAAATTGTTGATGCCCGTGATTATTTACAGTGGAAAATTGACAACTATGATTCTCACATGATTGAATCCGAAAATAAATTATAG